Below is a genomic region from Miscanthus floridulus cultivar M001 chromosome 1, ASM1932011v1, whole genome shotgun sequence.
agggacaggtcccaagtctctgatggaaggatcaaaaggaggccaagagcttgatagcagcttgactgtgtctGTGTGTCGTGTTGTTCGATCCCCCTtatttggaggaagcacatccccttttatagatgaaggggctggctttataagggtgagggcttagaatgcgtactctacctagtcttgtggctcacatctacccagcctggtttctcattctgatgagtgcgaaggatgataagtgcctacaatactgttgacgcccctgtagaatgtcaggatgtctGCAGAATACTGCCATGCGCAGGATATGGGCTGCAGTATAGTGTTTTTGACTTACgaaccttgcccagccttgctccgcacgcctcctggctcctatgagtctctgtcggagggacgcggggtcagggTCCGAAGTAGCGCTatgggcaaggtcctttgatttggtggacccgaggggtcgggaagcgggcgccgctcccttgggtccataatgTGGCGACGGCATGTCCGTCCTTCGTGGCGATCGCAAACCTTTTTTCggagtgtagtggttgtcgtatatcttcgtcgggttccgtgtcccagagctgaaggtggcgcctacaactctacagggcaagGAGCACGctcctgtaataccttttgggctctgcggtgcccggaagggtctaaagcacccgtctagTCGTTCCCTGACAATACCTTTCCTGccggggcgtagggtatggtccttgaagccgcggttgacccgaacgtctaaTCTTGCTCCATGCCCATGATCATGAGGGAACAaaggagaagttatcaggtaagacaagaccagtctttggacatcgaatGGAACGAGGTTCGTCCTTggtcgtcgggcgagacagagtccagtccttatcctTTGGGCTTGACCGAGCCCACccccgggggtcgggcgaggcggagtctatccctcaaccctcggacgaggcggagctgtcTCGAAGGCGTCGGGCAGATCGGAggccagcccttagccctcgggcgagacgaggctgacccaaaggcgtcgggcgagacggaaccaaacttctgtcattcgggcaaggaacgtagcagCGTCCTTGTCCGTCCTGTAGTTTTTAACGTtcaatggttattggttccacctcctgaggtaccccagtattaggtccccgacactgaACTACAGTGTGCTATTAACATCCTCGAGGGATTTGCCTCCCTCTGTAAGCGATGATCCTTGAGAACATGGGGTTGCCGTAGTAGCACGGGGTTCATCGTTCATGTAGCGCTAGATAGATGAAGCGATGAACCCTTATTTCACGACCAAAAATAAACCATTGGAGCAAAAGATCACAAAACTTACGCCTTGATCAAACATAGGAAACTGTGATTCTTCAACCGACATAGATACCATTCGAGCAACCATTTGCAAGTGCAAAACCAAATAAAAAACTGATGCAACTAAATCGTCTACCCCAAAACATCTGCCCGATTTAAGAGGTCTGCAAGACAGCAATTTCTAACGTCACTTATTTCTAACGACGCAAAAAGAGATGCGGTCACAGCCACGCAACAAACCAACTCACCAACCTCTGCGAGAGGTAAACTTAAAAATGGTGTCCGGGGTCCATGCGAATGTTATTTGAAGGCACCTAAACATCCTGTTTGTTGTTCGTCGTCATCATCACCATCTGTCCTTAGCCCCCACCAGACCCGTACTTCTTGCCCAAGACGATCACCTGGAGCTTGTCGTACCCAGCAAGGACACCAGCACCAGCGACAGCACGGAGGATGTTTGCGCCAGCACCCTTGAAAAGGGACTTGGTACCCTCCTTTGCGACAATCTGCTTGAACGCATCCAAGGAGCTGTTGTACTTGACGGCCTCACCAGATGTCATCATCATGCGACGGCGAACAGTATCAATGGGGTATGAGGCAAGGCCAGCACCAATGGTAATACCCCAGCCGAGCATGAAGCTGGCTAAGAAGTTGTCCTGCACAACACACCAGTGAACGCAATATTAAGATTCAGTGAAAGACCACATTTAACCTAACGTAAAGAAAAGGACAAATATGTGAATCAATCAGCACAAGAAAATTGATTACGCACAAAAACTGTACCGAAGTTTGAGCATGGGACAAGCAATTATGATTCAAAGCAGGTTAGCACTACTATTGTAATGAGGATAGCAATCCATGTTCCGGTAACTGACCTGTAGGGTACCAACAAGGAGCACTGGCTTCAGGGAGTCATACATACCGAAGTAAAGACCTCGGTACACAATGATCCCCACACAAGAGATATTGAATCCACGGTAGAGGCCACGAATACCATCACTGGCAAGGGTCTTGCGGTAAACATCAACAAGTCCATTGAACTGCCTCTCACCACCCTTCTTTGCAGCCTTGGCATCATTGGCCAAACGCGTACGAGCGTAATCCAGAGAATACACAAAGAATAGAGAgcaagcaccagcagctcctccagAAGCCAGATTTCCAGCAAACCACTTCCAGTACCCATCCTTGTCCTTCTTAAAGTTGAACATTCGCTTGAAGTGATCCTTGAACGCAAAGTTCAATGCCTGATGCAGGATGGAGCATTTAGGTTTAGCTAGTGCAAACATATGAAACGAATAATGATCACATAACACCAGAACAAAAATGGTTGGATGGGATAGGATGTGGCACCTGTGTGGGGAAGTAGCGGATGACATTAGCTGTGTTCCCTCTCCACAGTGAGACAAAACCCTCATCTCTGATTGTCCGGCCAAAGCAGTCCCCAATACCCTTGTAGGGTTCAGAAAGCCTGCCAGTCTTAAGCATTTCATCTTGGTTCTGAATCAAAAGCTTGACACGCTCAATCGGAGCAGCAGCTGTCTTGGAGACAGCAGCAGAAACTCCACCCATCATAAAGTCGATCATAAATCCAGAAAAGCCTTTCTCTTTTGGGGCAGAAGCGAAGACAGGGGATGGTGCCATGACAGATGAGAGTCCAACAGTTGCATTCATCCCATGATATGACCTCCGGGGCGCATTGTAAGCAGAATAGGCATTGTTGAATACAGGATTGTTCATGGCAGAATAGGAAGAGATTCTGCTCAATAGCGCGGACTGCCCATGGACCTTCTGGACCACAGATGTAGAGCGTAGTTCATCCGCCATTTTCACAAGACAGAAGCGATCTGTCAATCAACATGAGACGTTTCGGTCAGATTGTAAGCAAAGACACCATACATATAGAGCACGGGTATAGATAGCCAAAATGTATACATGAATACTCCTAAAAGCACTTAAAAGGAGTTGCACCTAGATCGGTTTGTTTCCCAAGCTAAGTGGAACAGAAAGCTTACTCAGGGTATCATAAAAGGAGTATGAGCAGTTAACCACATGTAAATATAACAGCATATACTGGTGCAGCAAGATGGTTACAACATAATTAAAAAGACTGGCATTTAAGTAATCACAAAAAAAAATACATCTAATTGACAAGAAGCTTTGGCAATCTGTATCTACTATCTAGTCTAGCGTAAACTTCTGAGACCTAGCAGTATTTGTTGATTCAAGGTCAGCCTGGCAAATCTTGAAACCTAGCAGCATTTACAACATGGAAAGAAGGGAAACTACAAGCGTTATATCAAAATCGCTCTGATATCGTCTAGGGGGCCGTAACATAGAGCTATGATATCGACCAGGAAGAAGTGTCAAACATAGAGATCAACACCCAATTAAGCTACAATGTCGTTAACAAGCCCATCTCAGTATAACAAACATAGCACAGTAGCACATGGAAGCACTACTGTAAAACAGTGTCATTCATCAATGGATCTGTACATACGAAACTACAGTAAAACAGGCACGTCAGGCACTAGACTAACCATTATATATAACACTATTAATATATAAAACTCATAAGAGACATAACACAGATGGAACAAAACCATCTCTCGGGACCAATTTGAGACAACACAAATGGAACAAAACCCGCTCTTGATACCAATTTTTTTATCCAAGATAGATTGAAAATGCAGCTATGGAGTGGCAaacaagagaaaaacaaaaacagcaTTTGCATACAAGCATCAACAATATCAAAACCTAATGACAAACAATGTGCGAACCACCAAGGTACCAACCAGCAGTGAGCAGCAGTAATCCAGCAATTGATGCCTATCCAGGAAAATAAGCAATGCAAATTGCAAACTATCGACTATCTCGATTCTAAGTTCAAAGTTCAGTGTATTTAAAAACCCCTCTAATGTACGTAATGCACTCATGCAATAGCAAAAGAAACATCCAAAGTTTCACAAAAGTTGTACTTCACAGCAAGTTGTCTACCCAACCCATTATCACAAGGACCCTGTGATTCTAAACGGCAAACATGCAAACTTTTAAACAAGAGTGATATTTGAAGTGCGGCTCTGAGTTTAGTTACATTGCTAAACAGCAATGGACTGGTCCTCGAAACGAAGTAAAGAATACTAGCTCTTTGTGTACATATTTGAGTCGACAGCACTAGACTAGATGACACCTGATGTTGACAGGAACTACTAGCTCGCACAGATCGCAGTTTCAGTTCTAGTTCCCATaaactaaaccctaaaccctaaataaAACATGCTACCGATTAAAGGTAAGCCTTCACGCGGAAATAACAGAAGCAGGCAAAACGGAAACGTCGTATCAGGAGGCCGTGCATATGCGTCCCTACTACAGAACTAGCGAACTGGAAATTAAAATCACTTCATCCATCCAGATCTACGGTCCTCTGTACTACCGACGAAGTTCAATTCCTCAGGTAAACTTCTCACACAGCGAGATCTACCGACAAACCGCTATGCACCcatctcaaaaacaaaattagatCCCGACTGATCCCCTCGCAAATTCACGAACCAGACCGAAGCGGcttggtggagagagagagagtgcgtaCCGAAGAGCTGGAGAGAGTGAGGATATGGAGCGAAGCCCGGGTTCCCGCCGACGCCGCGGTCGGGAGGAGCCCCGTCGCGGCCGCCGTCGCCCTCGCTCGCGCCGCGGAGGAGAGAGGTGGTGGAGTTGGGACGGGGGCTGTCTAGTTGGGTCGCCGAGACCTGAGACGAGACGACTAGACGAGGAACGGTATAAAAGACCTGGGGTTTGGCTGGCGTGCTGGAAGAGTAAAAAGTCCAAAACGCCCTTCCAGATAAATgggcgagttttttttttttttgaaactacgCGTCTTCTTATTTGGATTgaggaggaaaaagaaaaaatgggTCTTTTTTTGAAGGAAGGCTCCGGAGTTCGGCTCGGCCCAGCCGCCTTGTGCTGGGTGCGGCCGTAGCCCGTGACGATCCCTCAATTGGGCCGAGGAAGCTACGCTGGCCTTTCCCATTCGTGTTGGGCCCGCTGAACAGCCCTGTCCGTCCATGGCGTCCAGGGTGACGGCCCACGACACGTTGCACCACGACGGACTTGCCCGGCCCAGGAACTGCTTGCCACTCATCGCATCGCTTTCCAGCTGCAGCTCCGCCGGCCAAATCGCCCTAGCACCGGCATCTCGGTGGGTCGGACCAACAACGCCTACCTACAATCCTGCGACACGGTGCTGCTCTGCTCGTCTTGGGTTCTGACCAACTGACCATCACTGCGTATACTAGCTTAAGCTTTAAGCCTAACCCTCTCACTCTCGGTGTCTGTCAGTGCTCACGGAGTCACGGGGATCACAAAACTAGTGGAGCGCAGCCTAGTAGTTCGGTGCTCTAGCAAAAACTTGTAATGAACGTCGATACCAGCGATCGGTGGTTGTTTACAAAAGGATAGCATTGGATCTTGCATGCACACGCGCAGAGCGCAGTTGTCCTTTGACTAGTGAGTCGCCGTGATGCCGTGAGATCTTTCACCGGGGCTGTTTGATAATTTCTCTCCAACAAACACCTAACCACGACTGAGCACGGTCCGCAAGTCCGAAGCTCCGAGCACATGGGTGCAGAGGGCTCTGGAACCATCCGGAGACACCAAAGTCCTCGTCTGAAACGTACCGTAGTTTACACCTACTTATTACGAGCAAGGACTTTCAGCTCTCCAATTGGATTGGATGACCAAACGTGCATTAATACGTGACCTGATCTGTCCCAGTATTATACTGACACATGGAGTACTCCTTAACCTATCCGTTGAGTGCAGCAGTTGAGGCGGAGGTAGTTTACACTTTCGTCCACCAATTGAACCGCGTGGAGTTCTGAAGGTTTTCTATTCTTCTGTTGTCAGGAACGGCAAATATCTGATGGAATTCAGAATCAGGGCTCTAGGTTTCCATCATTCTGAGACGGCCCCCTAAGCTAAGCATCTTCATTATCGAACACGGCCAGCCACTGTGTGCGTCTCCGCGAacgtgaatttttttttttaattttaacactttttaaaaactaattttaaatctaacacggtcggggTTTTTCaactaacacttttggcagcGCCTATTGTCCTGGTGCGGCTAAATGCATGTGCCGCGTcatacatggtggcgcggcagagggctgatttgacggcgaccggaatcgctgaccgctgacgagGCAGGGCCTATCGCGCCAGCCCTGATCCGTGACGCGGCAAAGCCgaataaatatcgcgagcgagaCTCCGCCCGCACCTGCCCGCCCGTCGCCGGCCGCCGCGCACGCGCACGCGCCGGCCGCACCACGAACGctggcgcgtcaaggccgccggCTCCTAAGGTACCTacctctcgatttcatatttttttattattgttgttttaggataattagtgatttaggataattagtaatataggatagttagggttttatgattgtcagtgatttacgatagttaggttagtgaatttgtttgtgatttacgtaggtagtttttaggtttgaggttaggattttgggtttagggattgattaggtatttattatttagtttatagttagttatttagttagaaattttgggtatagatactagtttacaaatgtcggtatttactagtgcgtgatacgtcgattttgatgacttcatgaaaTTTCGCCAAATACTTATATTcttagtgaagttgtttatgttactagtgcgtgatatgtctgttaattttactttgtatatatacatgtgctttcatattgcataacaagtagttcaaattttacaatgctacataatgttaatttgaattttgttaatttgaatactcttttgtttatcaatttataacaggataaccccccacgcagcacccgttgtatcccattcttgaggtggagtacgacgatcagcaccgagcacacatcttgagtgacaacgacgcagaggtggtattgcctcctttgaggccccgcacgcacaccagggcgcactagtgggacgagcgttacgagccgtacatacggcgtgccggctttctcgagcttgtccatgttgtcaaccacggtctttcccccttgacccagcactactactactgtagctgtagacatgtgcgagtgcattctttgtacgtaaactttcttgtaacaaatttgaggcaactaacagtcgttctattcttataacaggtggagaccTGAggcccacacgttccacctaccttgtgacgagatgaccttgaccatactgtaagtgcaatcaagccctattgtggattttggtattgatgaccaccaaattagaggactagtGAAATTTATCAAGATGATAAGCTGGGAATCGAAGAatgaggatgatgatcaagttgcaggtgtcctaattacaaaagtcggtcagacctagctcaaaggaggtttaaattcttttatgttttaaatttaagtttagggaaagccgtactattaaaagagattttaggacagttggtcaactattgAATCAGATACTCAAATTCATAGATTTACATtctcccacctagtcaaaacagccagccaaaatttgatatcatattacctattttggctagggcgacAGTGTCGCCCTGTTAAGAGCGGTAGTGCCACCCTTAACTGATCGTTGGGctcggggggtatttataccgTTCAGGCCCAATCCACAacgatcatcttcttcactgaATCATTCTGCTCGAAACCAGACAGACCAAAGCTCACATCTCTCCTCTATTGTTGCTCCTTCATCACTCAAGTTAATCCttaattccaaccatcaaaacttaagAGAAAATGCAGCGAAACTCGACTAGAGAGAAGattcactgattcccaaagtctaagagcatttggttcacgtttggccggcggttctaggatttgttactcttggagcttgctcctagccggctaggtg
It encodes:
- the LOC136449990 gene encoding ADP,ATP carrier protein 1, mitochondrial-like; its protein translation is MADELRSTSVVQKVHGQSALLSRISSYSAMNNPVFNNAYSAYNAPRRSYHGMNATVGLSSVMAPSPVFASAPKEKGFSGFMIDFMMGGVSAAVSKTAAAPIERVKLLIQNQDEMLKTGRLSEPYKGIGDCFGRTIRDEGFVSLWRGNTANVIRYFPTQALNFAFKDHFKRMFNFKKDKDGYWKWFAGNLASGGAAGACSLFFVYSLDYARTRLANDAKAAKKGGERQFNGLVDVYRKTLASDGIRGLYRGFNISCVGIIVYRGLYFGMYDSLKPVLLVGTLQDNFLASFMLGWGITIGAGLASYPIDTVRRRMMMTSGEAVKYNSSLDAFKQIVAKEGTKSLFKGAGANILRAVAGAGVLAGYDKLQVIVLGKKYGSGGG